One window from the genome of Myxocyprinus asiaticus isolate MX2 ecotype Aquarium Trade chromosome 30, UBuf_Myxa_2, whole genome shotgun sequence encodes:
- the LOC127420634 gene encoding actin-binding Rho-activating protein-like — MSEKTEEATTRKPSANKSIKKLRAISMVCSLTRSWQQWVSENEEKQSSEPSGWAPGYPEDPKDSKKEAAKNRLSQKSLPNQEDVEAPGQSRIRTTQMVKTVTRDVQERSAGIEFLTKRICNDPSTDELDKILSKKGTPTRRRKCSNMVSELTRGWKEMEKEKKQAKEGSKYNEFPEAEERALQLGTNQEDTANDRTKENTESSAVRIKRASVLGSKKDVEDANKINALSKKYSAVGNLKNCWQNWASKHSINQKLNPFSEDFDYEYSMSTRLQKGEEGYGRPKEGSKTAERARRAEAHIHREIDDMCYIIRTMADPDPDGYTRVTFGELFDRYVRISDKVVGILMRARKHRKVDFEREMLWQGQDDGVIITLLV; from the exons ATGTCAGAGAAAACAGAGGAAGCCACTACGAGGAAGCCCTCAGCAAACAAGAGTATTAAAAAGCTGCGTGCTATAAGCATGGTGTGCAGCCTGACTCGGAGCTGGCAGCAGTGGGTGAGCGAAAATGAAGAGAAGCAGTCCAGTGAACCCAGCGGGTGGGCCCCTGGTTACCCTGAAGATCCTAAAGATTCAAAAAAGGAGGCAGCCAAAAACAGACTCTCTCAGAAGTCTCTCCCCAACCAGGAGGATGTGGAGGCCCCTGGCCAGTCACGCATCAGAACCACCCAAATGGTAAAAACGGTGACAAGGGATGTCCAGGAGAGAAGTGCAGGCATTGAGTTTTTGACCAAACGTATCTGTAATGACCCATCCACAGATGAACTAGACAAGATTCTGAGTAAAAAAGGGACACCTACACGCCGCAGGAAGTGCTCCAACATGGTTTCGGAGCTGACACGAGGATGGAAGGAAATGGAAAAGGAGAAAAAGCAGGCTAAGGAGGGTAGTAAGTATAATGAGTTTCCCGAAGCTGAAGAGAGAGCCCTGCAGCTAGGAACCAACCAGGAGGATACCGCGAATGATAGAACAAAGGAAAATACAGAGTCGTCCGCAGTAAGGATCAAAAGAGCCTCTGTACTTGG GAGCAAGAAGGATGTAGAAGATGCCAACAAAATAAATGCCTTGTCCAAAAAGTACAGCGCTGTGGGCAACCTAAAAAATTGCTGGCAAAACTGGGCATCCAAGCATTCCATTAATCAGAAGCTGAACCCCTTCAGCGAAGACTTTGATTATGAGTACTCCATGTCAACACGGCTGCAGAAGGGTGAGGAGGGCTACGGGCGGCCCAAAGAGGGCAGTAAGACAGCTGAGAGGGCTAGACGTGCAGAAGCGCACATCCATCGTGAGATCGACGACATGTGCTACATCATAAGGACTATGGCAGACCCAGATCCAGATGGTTACACTCGAGTGACCTTTGGCGAGCTGTTTGACAGATATGTGCGAATCTCTGATAAAGTGGTGGGTATTCTAATGAGGGCCAGGAAGCATAGAAAGGTGGACTTTGAAAGGGAAATGCTGTGGCAGGGCCAGGATGATGGTGTCATTATCACTCTGTTAGTATGA